A genomic segment from Corylus avellana chromosome ca5, CavTom2PMs-1.0 encodes:
- the LOC132182336 gene encoding uncharacterized protein LOC132182336: MAGFPLTRRSSDEISEFSEEGTSFSDLVFGFLEEDQTVQTSSENSFSSNGYNDADEDEDEDHENPFNVEENKAFWEEQDRHLQGTLYRTSSIETKIRQATKDALREFSSRVDNQCVCPRPVAGSCRNCLQREICNRLINVGYNCLICKSKWRNTPDFPSGEHTFLEVLDKSNPKKGDVRVVIELNFRAEFEMARASNEYNRLISRLPEMFVGKSERLRSLIKILCWAAKKCMKEKKMHLGPWRKHKYMQAKWLSTCERMTPEILPVGFSDRLQKPKASMLTFDLLENLAGLRFGTAVEVV, translated from the exons ATGGCTGGATTTCCGCTCACTCGCCGGAGCTCCGATGAGATTTCCGAATTTTCTGAAGAGGGGACGAGTTTTTCCGACTTGGTTTTTGGGTTTCTGGAGGAAGATCAAACTGTTCAAACTTCTTCAGAAAATTCGTTCAGCTCCAATGGCTACAACGATGCCGACGAAGACGAAGATGAAGATCATGAGAATCCCTTCAATGTTGAAGAAAACAAGGCCTTTTGGGAAGAACAAGACAGACATCTCCAG GGAACATTATACAGAACAAGTTCAATTGAGACGAAAATCCGGCAAGCCACAAAGGACGCATTAAGAGAATTTAGCAGCAGGGTGGATAATCAATGTGTGTGTCCAAGACCGGTCGCCGGAAGTTGCCGGAATTGCTTGCAACGGGAAATATGCAACCGCCTTATAAATGTCGGCTACAATTGTCTCATTTGCAAATCCAAGTGGAGGAACACACCTGATTTCCCATCAG GGGAGCACACTTTCTTGGAAGTTTTGGACAAATCAAACCCAAAGAAAGGAGATGTGAGGGTTGTGATCGAGTTAAATTTTCGAGCAGAGTTCGAGATGGCGAGAGCCAGCAACGAATACAACCGATTGATTAGCCGGTTGCCGGAAATGTTTGTGGGCAAATCGGAGAGATTACGAAGCCTGATCAAGATTTTGTGCTGGGCGGCCAAAAAATgcatgaaggaaaagaaaatgcacTTGGGGCCATGGAGGAAGCACAAATACATGCAGGCTAAGTGGCTCAGCACATGCGAGAGAATGACACCGGAAATATTGCCGGTGGGTTTCTCCGACCGGCTACAGAAGCCTAAGGCCTCCATGTTAACCTTTGATTTGCTTGAGAATTTGGCCGGATTGCGTTTTGGTACTGCCGTTGAAGTTGTGTGA